The stretch of DNA GAACCATTCATATGCCATTTATTTATCAGCCCAAAAAAGAAAAAAGGCTATCCATCACTCCAAGCTTCGCTGATACAAGTCATATTATCAATAGTTATGCCGGGGAATGGACGTCTATTGGAGAAAATAATCATATCATCGAGTCCAGCTTTGGTGATTATACCTACACGATGGATGATGTAAGTATAAACTATGCGGAAATAGGCAAGTTTTGTTCGATTGCGTCCCACGTATGTATTAATCCGGTTCAGCATCCAATGGACCGAGTCAGCCAGCACCATATGACCTATCGAAAGGTAGCATACGATTTTGCCGACGAGGATGATAAGGCCCTTTTTAATTGGCGAAGGACCCACACCGTGAAAATTGGTCATGATGTCTGGATTGGCCATGGTGCGATTATTATGAAAGGCGTGGAGATTGGTACTGGAGCAGTCGTTGGGTCGGGGGCTGTTGTGACGAAAAACGTTGAGCCTTATACGATTGTCGTTGGTGTTCCTGGCAAGCCGATTAAAAGAAGGTTTTCAAAAGAAGTAGCTGATCGATTGCTTGAAATTGCTTGGTGGGATTGGCCAAGGAAAAAACTTGAATCCCATTTTGATGAATTAAATGATTTAGAGAATTTTCTAAAAAAGCATGGATAGTATTGGGGACAAGTCCTGGTCTTGTATTAAAGGGTTCCGTTTTGAGGTGCTTTTCTAAAAATAAGTGCCAAAATGGTAGTCGTTTTGACATCATTATTGGTATATAAAAAAGGAAAACTCGCCATAGAATTGAGCTGCACCCGATTAGTTGGACACACAGTCTGATAAAAAGGGGTGCAGTTTTTTAAAACTCTGACATATTGCTTACTTTAATCAGTAATATTAACTTAGTCATAGTGGAACAATAGTTAAAGCTATATTCTTGAAAAGGAGTAAAAAATGAAAAAACAAAACATCTTATTTAACCTTGATGATACATTATCATACTGTAATAGATATTTTAACCTAGTAATAGACGAATTCACTGACCAAATGATGTCGTGGTTTGACTTGATTACAGAGGAAGATATAAAACAGAAGCAGCTTCAACTTGATTTAGCAGCGATTAGTGAGCACGGTCTAAAGTCAGATCGGTTTCCCGAGTCATTTGTTGGTACATATAAATACTTTTGCGACTTAACTGAGAGGGCAAAGAAAAATGATGAAATCCAATATTTAAGAGAGTTGGGTTTTAAGGTATTTGAAATCCCTGTTGAACCTATTCCATACATGAATGAAACGCTACAACGATTAAAAGAAGAGGGACATGAATTATATTTGCACACAGGAGGAGATGAGGCTAATCAACGCAGAAAAATTACACAGTTAGAATTGACCACATTTTTTGAACATCGCATTTTTATTTCGGAACATAAAGATACAACAGCTCTATCCGATATTTTAAAAACCATTAAAACTGACCCTAATGTAACATGGATGGTTGGGAATTCATTAAGAACTGATATTGTCCCAGCACTGGAAATGGATATCCATGCAATCTATATTCCAGCAGAAAGTGAATGGCAATATAACATGGTTGAAGTTAACATTGAGCATAGTAGTGCTTTTTTTACTGTAGAGTCACTTCAAGAAGTTCCTGATGTAATTGATAAACATATCCAAAATCAAATAATGTAAGTGGATAGATAATACCCTTCGAAGTTCTTTACCTAGGAGGAATTGTCCTTTTCTAGACCAGCCAAGTACGATGCAACAAGATAATCGTACTTTTTATATTTGAAATAGCAAGCACTCCATTATTTGGTCACGGTAAAGTGGATTAATTTAGAACGTTACTACTGTCCATCGCGTCCAAATTAGACCCAATTTGTAAATTATCTCAAAAGTATTATAAAGTAGGGGTGCTTTTTGTAAATAAAATGGCCAAGTCATTAAACTGAGCTTTTTATTTATTTTCAATCACTTATTAATCTAACGCACTCTTTACGTTTAAGTGAAATATTTCACAATATGTTCTCCTATACAAACACGAATTTTTAATGTTCGTTTCCTTTAGCCTTTATTTGCACGTGTGAAATGAACAAATCAGCATAGGTAAGCTGAACTTCATAGTACATTTCATTTTTCTTCTTTTATTTTGAATATTTCACCTGATTACATTCTTTGCAAAAACAAGAATAAGAAGAGAGGCAGGGCACAAACTATGCCAAAAAGGAGAGTGAATATTATGGATGAAAAGAGTTTAAAACAGAACGCTAGTAATACTTTACGTACGAATAAACAGAAAACTTTAGATATAATAGCAAG from Neobacillus sp. CF12 encodes:
- a CDS encoding DapH/DapD/GlmU-related protein, with translation MPFIYQPKKEKRLSITPSFADTSHIINSYAGEWTSIGENNHIIESSFGDYTYTMDDVSINYAEIGKFCSIASHVCINPVQHPMDRVSQHHMTYRKVAYDFADEDDKALFNWRRTHTVKIGHDVWIGHGAIIMKGVEIGTGAVVGSGAVVTKNVEPYTIVVGVPGKPIKRRFSKEVADRLLEIAWWDWPRKKLESHFDELNDLENFLKKHG
- a CDS encoding HAD family hydrolase, with protein sequence MKKQNILFNLDDTLSYCNRYFNLVIDEFTDQMMSWFDLITEEDIKQKQLQLDLAAISEHGLKSDRFPESFVGTYKYFCDLTERAKKNDEIQYLRELGFKVFEIPVEPIPYMNETLQRLKEEGHELYLHTGGDEANQRRKITQLELTTFFEHRIFISEHKDTTALSDILKTIKTDPNVTWMVGNSLRTDIVPALEMDIHAIYIPAESEWQYNMVEVNIEHSSAFFTVESLQEVPDVIDKHIQNQIM